In Spiroplasma chinense, the DNA window AAGTTTGGACTTTGATTTGAACCTGAAATGGCAAGTTTAGATTCAAATGTAATAAAAGAAAATCCAAGCTGAATTATAAGATCAAAAGGTTATGACCCAGCAGTATCAAGATATCAATTTGTTTTAGATTTATCAAATGATGATGTTATCGAATATTTAAAAACAAAGTTAGATTCTATTCTTGAATGTGGAAAGATTTCATATATCAAATGAGATATGAATAGAAATATAACCGATGTAAGCAACAAACAACTACAACATAAATATATTTTAGGTCTTTACAAACTTTTGAATTACCTAACAAATAAATACCCTGAAATTTTATTTGAATCATGTGCTTCTGGTGGAGGAAGATTAGATCCGGGAATGTTATATTACATGCCACAATGTTGAACATCAGATAATAGTGATGCTATTTCTAGATTAAAAATTCAAAGCGGATATAGTTTAATGTACAGTCCAATGGTTTTAACAAATCACATCACAACTTCTCCAAACCATCAAATCGGTAGAGTTACTGAACTTAAAGTTAGATATAATATTGGTTCTTTCTTTAACTTAGGAGTTGAACTAAATCTTGAAAATTGTTCTCAAGAAGAATTAGATGATTTAAAACAATATATTTCTCAATATAAAAATGATAGAAAATTTTTACTTGACTCACAATTTTACAGACTTCAAACAACAGATTCAAATGACTTTATGTGACTAATTATCAATAAAGAAAAAACAGAATTTAAGGTTTTAATAGCTAAGGTATTGTCTAAACCAGGAATAGTTTTTAGTCCTTTCAAACTAAAATACTTAAATCCTGAATTTAAATACCAAAATCAAGAAACACAAGAATCTTATTATGGTGATGAACTTATGGAAAACGGAGTTTCTTTCCCTAGATTAAGAAAAGATTTTCAAGCTCTAGTTTATCATTTTAAAAAGATAAACTAGAATTTAATAAAACAAAAACGGATAGTAATATCCGTTTTTGTTTTAATTTGATTGCTTGAAAATATTATTTTCTCACTCTATATTTAGTGGATTTAATTTCACAATCTTTTTGATTTCAAGATTAGAATTTAAATTTGATGGGTCTTTAACAAAGTATTTTATTGAAATTACTTTTTCTCCATTATTAAAGAATATTTCAATTACAGAAGAATCAATTATGATCTCAACTTCACTCACACTTGATAAATTAACTTCATAAGAAGGTAAATTTATTTTGTCAGTGAAAGTCATTTCGTCTCTTTCAACTTTTAGAATTTCGCCATCAAAAACAAGTCTTAATTTTTCATTCTTATCATTAAAAATTTCTAGGAAAAAATCTTTTTTGTTAGTTGCTTGAATATATAAAGGTTCATTTTTTCAATTTAAAGATTCAAAACTATTAAACACTTCTTCCGACATCAATTGTTTGATGACTGGTTTTTGATATAAAACTTTGTCAATAACATTAACGTCTCTAATTAGAGCTAAATCAAATGCTCAACAATTTTCTTGAGAAGCATTTTGTTCATTCTTAGAATTTCCAAGTCACCCAGTCATCATGTTTCCGTTTTCAGATTCAAAAAATTGAGGAGCATAAAAGTCAGGTCCTTCATTTATAAGTTTTGGTTCTGTAATTAATTTGAAACTCATAAAGTCTTTATCAAAATTTCCAATAGCGTATAAAGTTTTATGATGCATAAAAGGTGTTTGTTCTTCGGTTTGTTCGTTACTTCATGCTAACAATCAATCCTTTTCATTGATTTTTATAAAACTTGGACACTCAATCATATACCCTTCAAGTTCTAAAGGTAAATCTATTTTAAGTTCACAATGAAAGTTTCATTGTTTTTTTTCATAATCATAAATTCATAGTAGAAAAACTCCTTTTTTGCCATTTGAAGCTCCACAAGCCATAAATTTATTTTTTCCATCCTTGAATATATAAGGGTCTCTACATTCTCCATTTGTAAACTCTGGATTTTTAAATAAAACTTTTTTATGAGTTTCTTTATTTTCAACATCAACTTTAGCTTCAATTGTATGAGAAATTCTTTCATCATTTACTTTTCTGTTTCCGGTATAAAAATATTTTAATTCCCCTTCTTCAATAAAAGCAGAACCACTAAATGCACCATTTAAATCTTCATCTATTGATGGTGTTATAGCTAAACCTAAATATTTATAATCTTTAAAATTTTTTGTTTTAAAATACCCTCAACTTTTATTTGCATGCCAATGTGTAAATGGTGCATTTTGTAAAAAAATATTATATTCACCTTTAAAATAATTTAAACCAACTGGATCATTTGTTAAACCAGAATAAGAACTTAACAATATTTTGTTTTTATAAGGGTCGTTCATTTTTAATAAATGCTTTTCATTTAACTCTTTTTTATCATTATCATTTATTAATTTTTGCTTATATTCTAAATTGTTCATATTTTCTCCTATCTATAATATTCAATAAAACTTCACTCAAATTCTTCTTCGTTATAATAACTTTCTCTATATTCCATTAATTGTTGTCCTAGAGAAAATAATAATCCTTTGTCTAGAATTAAATTTTCACTTTTGATTTCATCTATATCATAATCTACAAGTTCTCTTTTTAAACTTGTAGATATTTTTTTAACTGCAAAACCAATTGGACTTTTAAGAGAAGTTGTAAAGAATTTCATTAACCCGTTTTTTTGAATGAATTCAATATCTAATTCTCTTTTTAAAAGACTATCACTTATATAAGAAATTTGATAGATATAAAGCTTTTCACCAATATATCTTTTTACCTCTATTTTGTGTACATAGTCTTCATAATAGAAGTGCGTTTTTTTCATTAATTCATTATCAACTTTTTGTTTTCCCAAATATTTGTAAATACTTTTTGCATTTGGGTATAAATAGGAAAAGGAAAACAACTTGTTGTTTTCCGAATTTATTAGTTGATAACCTTTTCCGTGAACAGGAATTATAAGTTTATCTGCAATTAAAACCGAAAATGCTTTTCTAATCGGTTGTAATGATGCTTTAAACTTAACTCTTAATTTACTTTCACTGGGAAGAAATTCTCCAGCCTTAACTTTGTTTTCCATTATTAAATCTAAAAGGTAATTGTAAATTTCTTCTCATTTTTTCATAAATTTATTCCTATTTGTTTTTTACTTTTTTAATTCTTTCTTTTTTTGATTCAATTACAATATCCATATTTGTAATATATTCATTTAATGAATTTTTACCTCATTTTGTTTTCATCAAGAATCATGATGCAGCAAAGGCAACTACTCCAGATATTAACATAACAATAACTGCATTAACACCTGGTGGGATTGATTGGAATGATGCGTGAATATTTGTTTGATCGAAGTATGCAGATGATTTAGTTGAAGTTCAATCAAATTGAACCAATCCTACCCAAGATGCACTTCCCACAGAGTTTGCAACTGTGTGGGTCATTCCAGATCAGTATCCTCCAGCAGCACTACCAATCATTCCTCCAACAAATAGAGGTTTAATTTGTAAGTTTACTCCAAACATAGCAGGTTCTGTAATACCTAGATTAGCTCCAAATGAACCTGAAAATACTTTTGATTTTTCTTCTTTATTTTTTATTAAGAATGCTGCCACTAATACTGCACACCCTTGTGCTACGTTTGATGCACAAGCAATTGGTGTAATAAATGAGAATGAGTGACCGTATTGTAATTTTGTTTCTAATAATAATTGTGTATCTATTGGTAATAATCCTTGGTGTAATCCAGTAATAACAATTAAAGGATATAGACCGGCAAATACCATACCACCAAATCCAATACCATATCAGTTTGTATATTTAAATAATCCATTTAATCCTAAAGCTATTCCTTTTCCAATAATTTGTCCTAAAGGTCCAATAGCTCAAAATGCTAGTCATGAACTTATCAACACCACTCCTAATGGAACTAAAATAATTCCAACAGTATCTGGTATGAATTTTCTAAATAATCTTTCTAGGTTTACAGATAATGCCAATACTAAAAGAATTGGAACTATTTGTGCTTGGTATCCTATTAAATTAATTTTAAAGAATCCTGATCAAATTGTATAGTAAACCCCAATAACTTCACCTGAAGTTGCAGCTTCAAGTTGTTCTGGTGTTCAACCTTCACCAATTTTTTGATCTTTTCATTTATCAAATGCTTCTTGAATTGCAATTTTAACTACATCCTCAGTTGCATTAATGTCTACACCAATCATAACTGGTGAACTATTCGATCATGAATTCAATAACGCAGGTGCTATTAAAATTATCCCCATTGACATTCCAAGATAAGGGTTACCACCTCATCTTTTAGCTGCTGTAAAACCAACAAATGCGGGTACACTTCCCAAAATTCCTCCACCAATAATATCTAAAATTTTACCAAAACCTGAGTTTGGTGTAATTTGTTCAAATAGTGATTTTAAAGCTAAAGACATCCCCCCAGCTATAAAAACAGGAACTAAAGGAACAAATATTGCTGCAAATGAATTTAAACCTCTTTTTGTAAGGGCTAAAGAGTTTTGTTTAAAGTTTAAATTTTTATTTCAAAATTTAACTTTATTCTTAGTTGCTAAATTTACTTCACCATTTCCTTCAAAGGTTCTCATAACAACTTTGTAAAATTTATCAACTACTCCTGTACCAATAATTAATTGGTGTTCATCTTCGCTTAAATTATATCCTTTGACAATAGCTATCTTTTTTAATGCGCTAATATCAATTTTTTCTTCGTCTACAAGGTGAAATCTTAATCTTGTAGCACAATGATAAATATCTTTAACGTTTTTCATTCCGCCAACAGCTTCAAAAAACTCTTGACTATATTTTTCTCATTCAATTTTTTTCATCATATACCTCCATGGTTTAATTTTAAATTTTAAATCTATCAATTTAGAACTCATAACTATGAGTTTTTTTAAAAAAATTGTTTAGCAATAATCCAATATTTTATATATAATTATTTTGTACCAAATGCCCTCTTGGCGGAATTGGTAGACGCAGCAGACTCAAAATCTGCCGAGAAATCGTATCGGTTCGACTCCGATAGAGGGCACCACTAAAGAAACAAAAATGCAAACCAATGGTTTGCATTTTTTTATTTACCAAATATAACCAACATTGCGTTTGAAGTTGTTATTTTTCCATCCACATAAGGAATAAAACAATTTGAATACGCTCTTGTTGAATAAGGTAATAGTTGAAGCTCACTTGCTTCATACTTTAAACCCTCAATTGTTACATTCGTTTGATGAATTGGAAATAAAGTTATATATGTATAATCTTGGTATTTTTCAAATTCCAAGATATTTTCACCTTTTTGCAAACAATAAGTAATAGAAGTATCACTTAAAACTTTAACTCTGTCTTTTGCACAAAATTCAATAACTGAAAGATTCATATCATTTCTTTTAGTTGGATTTGCTACAAATAAAACTTCTGTAGCTCCAAGACTGTATGCTTTTTGAATAGCTTCTTTTCCATCTAAAAAGTCTTTTTCATTGCTTAGTACTTCAAGTTCTTTTGCATTTGCTTTGATTAATTCAAATTCTTCGTTTGTTACATGATCAAAATCACTAATTGCATAGTCAATTTCAATACCCTTTGAAATTAAATCTAAACAACCTCTTTCAACTCCGATGATAAAATAATCCTTTAAATAATAACTAAGATTTAATTTATTCTCACAAGTTACAATTAAGCATTTACTTTTCAAGTTCTTCAACTCTTTCTTTTAAATCGGTAATTTTTTCGTCAACTAAATAACTTCCAGCAACAATCATATCGACTCCAGCTTCTTTTACAATAGAAAATGTTTCTTTGTTAATTCCACCATCAACTTCAACTCTATATTTGAAGTTATTTTTTTCTTTAAGTTCTTTAAGTAATTTAATTTTTTCTGCACTATTTTGAATAAATTTTTGTCCACCAAACCCTGGATAAACACTCATAACCAAAACATTATCCAATCTTGGCAATAACTCTTTAATTTCTTCAACCGAAGTATCTGGACTAATGGCTAAAGAAATTAAAATGTTATTTTTTTTACAAAAACTTTCAAACTCTTCAAATTGTTCTTTTGAAATAGCTTCAAAGTGCAATGTAATTTGGTCCACTCTTGCGTTTTTAAAGGGGGTTAAATATTCTTCTACACTTAAATTATTAATTTTAACCATAAGGTGTGCATCCATTTTAAAGTTAAATTTTGAATTAATGTCTGCTAAGATTTTTGGTCCAAAACTTAGGTTTGGAACAAAATTGTAATCCATAACATCATAATGAATTCATTCAATTCCTGCATCTTGTAATTTTTTTAAATCCTTTTCCAAGCATAAAAAATTTGCAGTAAGAATACTTGGGGCTATAATGTATTTTTTCATTAAAACTTTTTCCTTCTTTCTTGATTTTCTAGTTCATTTTGCATTTTTAAATAGTCTTCATAAATAAATTCAGGAAATTTTCCTTGATCTATTAGTTTTACTATATTACATCCAGGAGTATCTCTTAAATGTATACAGTTATTGAATTTGCAATCATTCATATACTTTGCAAAAAATCTATAACTGTGTGCTAACTCATATTTATCAATATCTTTTAATTCGAATGATGAAAAACCAGGAGTATCTCCAATTAAAGCGTCTTTATAAATAAACAACTCATTTTTAGTAGTTGTATGTTTTCCTCTATTCAACGCTTTTGAAATGGTTTGTGTTTTTTCAAATAAATCTGGAATAATGTGATTTAAAGTTGTAGATTTTCCAGCTCCAGTTTGTCCTGTAAAAACAGAGACCAAACCTTTTAAACTCTTACAAAATTTAACCCATTCTTTGTCAGTATCAATCATGTTATTTATCATATAAGTTTCATAACCTATTTCTTTATATTGATTGGTTACCTCTCAAACTTCACTTTCTTTTTCAAGCAAATCCACTTTAGTAAATGCTAAAACTGGTTTTATATTTAAATATTCAACAAAAGCTAAATATTTATTTAAAGTAAAAGTATTTAGATCAGGTTCTTTAACTGAGGTAATGATTACAACTTGGTCTATATTCGTAATTCTTGGTCTATATAATTCATTTTTTCTTTCCAAAATATTTTCAATTGAACCCTTTAAATTTTCTTGGTCAATAATTTCAAATTCTACATAATCTCCAGTACAAGGTGTTTGGTTTTTGTGTCTTAATTTTCCTTTTCCTTTACACTCATAAAGTTTTTTTTCAAATAAAACGTAAGCATATTCACTTACAATTTTTAAAATAATTCCTTTATTCATACTAAAGCACCAATAAGACAACTACAAACACAAGTATTAATGCAAGGAATAAAATTGAAAAAATTGCTGTGAATTTTGTTTTACTTGTTAAAGGTAAATTCTCATAAGTATTTCCTATTTTAACTTTGTTATTACTTGGAATATTAGTTCAATTATTTAATCTTGATTGATAAAAATACGGTTTTGAATTGTCATTACTTTTTAGATTTGTTAATGCTATTTTAATTTCGTTCATATTTTTAAATCTATATTCTGGATCTTTTTCAATCATTTTTAATATTATATTTTCCAAACCTTGAGAAACTGAAGAATTTATTTGTCTTGGAGGAGTTGGTTTTTCTACAATGTGTTTTTTTGCAATCATATGTTGATCTTGTGCAATAAATGGAGCAACTCCAACTGCACATTCATAAAGCACAATTCCTAAAGAGTAAATATCACTTTTGGGAGTTGCTCTCATTTTCATCAATACTTCTGGAGCCATATATCTTGGTGTTCCAATTGCTTTTTCAGCTTCACTTTCATAACCTGGCATAATTGAAATACCAAAGTCACCTAACTTAACAACACCAGCTGGAGTTAATAAAATATTATCTGGTTTAATATCTCTGTGAACAATTTGTAAATTGTGAGCAGATTGTAGTGCATCACATAGAGGAATAAAATAATTTTTAATTTCAGTTAAAGTCATAGCACCATAATCTTTGATTTTGTCTTTAAGTGTTCCACCCTCAACACATTCAAGAACAATAAACCATTCAGCTCCATGTTGAAGTACATCGAATAATTTAACAGTATACTGGTTGTCTCATAATTTTGCAAATGATTCTTTTTCAACATCAAATCTTTCTTGACCAGCTTCTTTCACCACAATATCTGGCGCCATTACTTTTATTGCTACAAAAGTTTTTGTAATTAAATCTAAGGCTTTGTAAACTGTGGCCATCCCACCTTTACCAAGACCTTTTATGATTTCATATCTTCCGTCAATCATATCTCCTGCTTCGTATTTAGTCATAATGCTCCCCTTTTATCAAGATAATAATAACAAAAAAAACAGAGTAATAATATTACTCTGCTTGAATTATTAAAATAGATAGGTTGTCTGTTGAGATGTTATCTTTTGCATCTTCAACTATTAATTTAGCCTTCTCTTTTAATTTCATTTTTTTATTAATTAAAGTGGCTGCTGTTATTTTTTCATCGATATAGTCATGAACACCATCACTTGTAAGCATATAAGTACCTATTGGATTTTCAATAAAATAAGTATCTATTCTTAAAGTTTTTTGTGGTCCAAGAGCACTTGTTAAAACTTTTCAAAAAGTAATATCATTTGCTCTTTCATACATTCCTGACATTTGAATATCTCTTCTTTCAGCTTCTGGTGTTGAATTTCACAAGTTTTGATCTTGTGAAATTTGGAATAAAGAATCATCAACAATTTTATAAGTTCTTGAATCTCCAATGTTTATAACAAAAGCTGCGCCTTGAGTAAATAGGATTGCTGTTAAAGTTGTTCCCATATCTCTAGTTTCAAAATTTTCGTTTGAATGTTCAACCATTTCGTTTAAGATTTCACTAACACAATTTCTTAATCATCTATTGATTGCTTTTTGATTTAATGCAGTAAAATCTTTTTCTTTAAATAATTGAACAAACTTTTCAACTGCCATTTTTGATGCAACTTCTCCATGAGCGTGACCACCCATTCCGTCACAAACTATTCCAAATGCGTCCCCGTTTTTATTAATAACAAAATCTAGGTAGTCTTGGTTTGCTTTTCTATAGTTTCCTATATCTGTTAACATTGCGTGATTAAATTTCATTTTTCAAAACACCTTCTCTTTTTGCTCTTAATTGTCCACAAGCAGCATCTATATCTGCTCCAAACTCTTTTCTAACAATGGCATTGATACCTTGTTTTTTAAGAATTTTAAAGAACTCATCTATTCTGTTTGATTTTCTGTACGGGTTTTCTTCCACTTCATTATATGGAATTAAGTTAACATAACCATTAATTCCTCTGATTAGTTTTGCAAGTTCAACTGCATGTTCTGGTCTATCATTAACATCATCTATTAAAATATATTCAAAAGTAACTCTTCTGTTTGTTGAATCAATATAATACCTTATTGAGTCTAAAAGTTTTTCTATAGGAAAAGCTCTATTAATTGGCATCATAGAATTTCTAACTTCATTATTAGATGCATGTAATGAAATTGCAAGATTTATTTGAGTTTTTAAATCTGCAAATTCTTTAATTTTTGGAACAACACCACAAGTTGAAATTGTGATATGTCTTGCTCCAATTCCAAATCCTTTTGGATCATTTACAATGTTTACAAACTTCATAACATTTTCAAAATTATCCATAGGCTCTCCAATTCCCATAACTACAATGTGACTTACTCTTGCACTTGGGTTTTCTGGATCGTCTTTAAATTTTTCTCTTAGCAATTTGTTCATTGTAAAAATTTGTCTTACAATTTCATCACTCTCTAAGTTTCTTTCAGTTTTTATTAATCCTGAAGCACAGAATTTACATGCCATTTTACATCCAACTTGTGTTGTAACACAAACTGATTGACCATATTTTTGTGGCATAAGAACAGTTTCAATTGTTCTGCTATCATCTAGCATAAATAGAATTTTGATTGTTCCATCTTTTGATTCTTTAACCACTAAATCATTTAATGGTTTTGCCTCATAGTTTTCACTTAAAAACTCTCTAAGAGATTTGCTTAAGTTTGTCATATTATTAAAGTCTGTTTCGAATTTTACATAAATTCAATCAAAAACTTGTTTTGCTGAAAATTTATTAAATCCTTGTTCCACTAAAAGAGTTTCTAATTCCTCAAATGTGTATTTAAATATACTTGTTTTCCCCATAAAAATTTCTCCACATTAAATTTTATCACAAAATTGCAAATATGGAGTGTTAAACATAGGGTCTGTCTATTTTTTTCTTCTTTTTATAAAAATAAATCCAAGTATACTAGAGCATAAAACTAAAGGCGCTGTAATTGCAGCTATCAATCATGTTTTAGTTGCTTTAGTTTTTTGTGTTTCTACACTACCTTCATTATCTTCGTTATTATTTGAATTTCCTCCATTTTCATTTTCGTTTCCACCGTTTTCGTTTCCACCGTTTTCGTTTCCACCGTTTTCATTGTCTCCGTTTCCGTTGTCTTCGTCGTCACCATTTTTGTAGGTCTTAATATATTCATTTCCAAAGACATCTAAATAATCAATAGTTTGACCAGGTTTTAAATGTATAAATACTTTATTTTCAAGTACTTTGTAATTGTATTGAGAAATGTCGCCAACCACACTATAACTTCTTAAATCTAGTTCTATACTTGGATCATCTATTTCTTCTTTTGTTCTATTTATATCTTCTTTTACAAGAATTTTAATGTCTTTGTTAAAGTTAGAGCCATATTTAACATTTAATTTAAACTCACCAACTACCTTAGTGTTTAACATTATTCTTCCTGCATAATAAACTGGTCTTATATCTTCACCATATATTTGTAATTTTTCTTCATTTATGGCATCATGATTTCCTACATTAATTTCAGAATTGTCTCCTTTTTTAAATATATAAAATTGATTAATTATTTCTGGTGCTTCTTTGGTTTCAACAACATCTATTTGTACATCTTGAGCTTGAGAAGTAATAGTTGAATAAATTTTAAATTGAAAAGTTCCTAGATTTTTTCCTTTAACTTTTAAAACATCACCTATTAATTGAATATCTAAATTTCTTTGATCATTTACAATTATGATTTCATCTAATGGGTCAATATGATCAAATTTATATTCATAATCCATTCCTTTGTCTTGGGTTATTAAGTTTTGATCAAATTCAAAAGGCGTTACAGATGAGTTATTTATTGTGATTATATTTTTTTGTTTTGCATTTATTGCATTAAAAGTTACTTGTGCTATTCCTCACCCTTTCATTTCAATTCAATATCTTCCATCTCCAAAATCAATAACTTCTAGATTTGAAGTGTTTTCTATTTCTAAACCAACAAAGTCTTCATAATTTTTAATATAAAATATTTCACCTTGTCCATGTTCTAAAGAAATATCATCTAAAGTTATATCCAAATCAAAATATTTGTAATCTAAAGTTTCATCAAATTCAGATTCTAATATTGTACATTCTCCCGGTTTGTTAACAGCATCCTTTATGTATTCAAAAGTCACATCTTCTAAAGTCATATTGTCGTTTGGACTTACGCTATGTAAAGGATCAATACCTATATTAATTTTAAAATCTTCTCCAGTAATTGATGTGGCAGTTACTTCAAAATACGCCATATATACCCCTGCATTGTATGTATCTAAAGCTTCAAGGATTTGTTTTGCATTTCATTCCACAACTATTGAGTTTTTTCTAATAGGAAAAACTTTGTCCAGATTTTCACTTAAAAATTCCATTACTCCTTCGATATTTTTTTTCTGACCAAAGTAACGAAATTGTGGTGGGTACGGGTTGGTAATATCTCAAACTACTTTTGCCTTGTAGTATGCATAGTTGCTGGCTCCAAGATATACCTCAAAAAACATCATCGTTTCGTTATTTGCTTTTTCTGGGCCTTGTTCTCTTAGAAAGGCATTAATCACATCTGTTTTTAGTCCTTCAAATTCTGGTAGGTCATGCATCAAAGTTTCGGCAACACCTTTATAATTTATCAATGTACTTTGGTCATAATCAAATACTTGAGTGCCTAAAAAATAATAATCTTTTTCGTCAAAGTTTTTTTGTTGAGTCTTAAATGATGATCTAGATTTGGTTAAATTTAAACCACCACTAAGTGTAAAATTTTGAACTCATTCACTTCTACCAATATATCCTTGATCTCTAAAACCTTCTTCAATGGCATAGGATTTTATCCTTAAACCTCTATTTTCGCCAGTTTCTCTAGTAATTTCTAAAGTAACTGAGTTTTTAATAACCCCATTTACTCAAGGACTTTCAAAAGTATACGTGTGTGATACTTTTTTATAAACCTCTTTTTCTTCAAGTGTTAATGAAAAATTAGATTCTTCTAAAACTACATTGTGATTATTTGTTATTCGTGAGTCATTGAAATTTGCTCTGTTCATTGCAAACTCAAAATCCATCTCTATTTTTGAATAATCAAAATATTCTTGTTGATCATTAAAACCAAATTGTTTTGGTGAGATCAAAATCTCATCTTCCATAGTAAAGGCATAATGCTCTTTTGTATTAAC includes these proteins:
- a CDS encoding glycoside hydrolase family 32 protein, which gives rise to MNNLEYKQKLINDNDKKELNEKHLLKMNDPYKNKILLSSYSGLTNDPVGLNYFKGEYNIFLQNAPFTHWHANKSWGYFKTKNFKDYKYLGLAITPSIDEDLNGAFSGSAFIEEGELKYFYTGNRKVNDERISHTIEAKVDVENKETHKKVLFKNPEFTNGECRDPYIFKDGKNKFMACGASNGKKGVFLLWIYDYEKKQWNFHCELKIDLPLELEGYMIECPSFIKINEKDWLLAWSNEQTEEQTPFMHHKTLYAIGNFDKDFMSFKLITEPKLINEGPDFYAPQFFESENGNMMTGWLGNSKNEQNASQENCWAFDLALIRDVNVIDKVLYQKPVIKQLMSEEVFNSFESLNWKNEPLYIQATNKKDFFLEIFNDKNEKLRLVFDGEILKVERDEMTFTDKINLPSYEVNLSSVSEVEIIIDSSVIEIFFNNGEKVISIKYFVKDPSNLNSNLEIKKIVKLNPLNIEWENNIFKQSN
- a CDS encoding GntR family transcriptional regulator, producing the protein MKKWEEIYNYLLDLIMENKVKAGEFLPSESKLRVKFKASLQPIRKAFSVLIADKLIIPVHGKGYQLINSENNKLFSFSYLYPNAKSIYKYLGKQKVDNELMKKTHFYYEDYVHKIEVKRYIGEKLYIYQISYISDSLLKRELDIEFIQKNGLMKFFTTSLKSPIGFAVKKISTSLKRELVDYDIDEIKSENLILDKGLLFSLGQQLMEYRESYYNEEEFEWSFIEYYR
- a CDS encoding PTS transporter subunit EIIC, whose translation is MKKIEWEKYSQEFFEAVGGMKNVKDIYHCATRLRFHLVDEEKIDISALKKIAIVKGYNLSEDEHQLIIGTGVVDKFYKVVMRTFEGNGEVNLATKNKVKFWNKNLNFKQNSLALTKRGLNSFAAIFVPLVPVFIAGGMSLALKSLFEQITPNSGFGKILDIIGGGILGSVPAFVGFTAAKRWGGNPYLGMSMGIILIAPALLNSWSNSSPVMIGVDINATEDVVKIAIQEAFDKWKDQKIGEGWTPEQLEAATSGEVIGVYYTIWSGFFKINLIGYQAQIVPILLVLALSVNLERLFRKFIPDTVGIILVPLGVVLISSWLAFWAIGPLGQIIGKGIALGLNGLFKYTNWYGIGFGGMVFAGLYPLIVITGLHQGLLPIDTQLLLETKLQYGHSFSFITPIACASNVAQGCAVLVAAFLIKNKEEKSKVFSGSFGANLGITEPAMFGVNLQIKPLFVGGMIGSAAGGYWSGMTHTVANSVGSASWVGLVQFDWTSTKSSAYFDQTNIHASFQSIPPGVNAVIVMLISGVVAFAASWFLMKTKWGKNSLNEYITNMDIVIESKKERIKKVKNK
- a CDS encoding thiamine diphosphokinase; translation: MKSKCLIVTCENKLNLSYYLKDYFIIGVERGCLDLISKGIEIDYAISDFDHVTNEEFELIKANAKELEVLSNEKDFLDGKEAIQKAYSLGATEVLFVANPTKRNDMNLSVIEFCAKDRVKVLSDTSITYCLQKGENILEFEKYQDYTYITLFPIHQTNVTIEGLKYEASELQLLPYSTRAYSNCFIPYVDGKITTSNAMLVIFGK
- the rpe gene encoding ribulose-phosphate 3-epimerase; the protein is MKKYIIAPSILTANFLCLEKDLKKLQDAGIEWIHYDVMDYNFVPNLSFGPKILADINSKFNFKMDAHLMVKINNLSVEEYLTPFKNARVDQITLHFEAISKEQFEEFESFCKKNNILISLAISPDTSVEEIKELLPRLDNVLVMSVYPGFGGQKFIQNSAEKIKLLKELKEKNNFKYRVEVDGGINKETFSIVKEAGVDMIVAGSYLVDEKITDLKERVEELEK
- the rsgA gene encoding ribosome small subunit-dependent GTPase A, with the translated sequence MNKGIILKIVSEYAYVLFEKKLYECKGKGKLRHKNQTPCTGDYVEFEIIDQENLKGSIENILERKNELYRPRITNIDQVVIITSVKEPDLNTFTLNKYLAFVEYLNIKPVLAFTKVDLLEKESEVWEVTNQYKEIGYETYMINNMIDTDKEWVKFCKSLKGLVSVFTGQTGAGKSTTLNHIIPDLFEKTQTISKALNRGKHTTTKNELFIYKDALIGDTPGFSSFELKDIDKYELAHSYRFFAKYMNDCKFNNCIHLRDTPGCNIVKLIDQGKFPEFIYEDYLKMQNELENQERRKKF
- a CDS encoding serine/threonine-protein kinase, translated to MTKYEAGDMIDGRYEIIKGLGKGGMATVYKALDLITKTFVAIKVMAPDIVVKEAGQERFDVEKESFAKLWDNQYTVKLFDVLQHGAEWFIVLECVEGGTLKDKIKDYGAMTLTEIKNYFIPLCDALQSAHNLQIVHRDIKPDNILLTPAGVVKLGDFGISIMPGYESEAEKAIGTPRYMAPEVLMKMRATPKSDIYSLGIVLYECAVGVAPFIAQDQHMIAKKHIVEKPTPPRQINSSVSQGLENIILKMIEKDPEYRFKNMNEIKIALTNLKSNDNSKPYFYQSRLNNWTNIPSNNKVKIGNTYENLPLTSKTKFTAIFSILFLALILVFVVVLLVL
- a CDS encoding PP2C family protein-serine/threonine phosphatase, yielding MKFNHAMLTDIGNYRKANQDYLDFVINKNGDAFGIVCDGMGGHAHGEVASKMAVEKFVQLFKEKDFTALNQKAINRWLRNCVSEILNEMVEHSNENFETRDMGTTLTAILFTQGAAFVINIGDSRTYKIVDDSLFQISQDQNLWNSTPEAERRDIQMSGMYERANDITFWKVLTSALGPQKTLRIDTYFIENPIGTYMLTSDGVHDYIDEKITAATLINKKMKLKEKAKLIVEDAKDNISTDNLSILIIQAE
- the rlmN gene encoding 23S rRNA (adenine(2503)-C(2))-methyltransferase RlmN — protein: MGKTSIFKYTFEELETLLVEQGFNKFSAKQVFDWIYVKFETDFNNMTNLSKSLREFLSENYEAKPLNDLVVKESKDGTIKILFMLDDSRTIETVLMPQKYGQSVCVTTQVGCKMACKFCASGLIKTERNLESDEIVRQIFTMNKLLREKFKDDPENPSARVSHIVVMGIGEPMDNFENVMKFVNIVNDPKGFGIGARHITISTCGVVPKIKEFADLKTQINLAISLHASNNEVRNSMMPINRAFPIEKLLDSIRYYIDSTNRRVTFEYILIDDVNDRPEHAVELAKLIRGINGYVNLIPYNEVEENPYRKSNRIDEFFKILKKQGINAIVRKEFGADIDAACGQLRAKREGVLKNEI